GCGCTGGGCATGAGCACCCGTCGGTTTTTGGTATTCGACAGCCTGGGTTCCTTAATTTATGGCACCTGCTACGTAGCGGCCGGTTTTTTGTTCCACAACCAGGTCGAGGATATCCTGGCGCGCCTGAACAAACTTGGGTTGGGCGCGATGGTGCTGGCGCTGGGTCTGATCGCAGCTTACGTAGCTTTCAAATATGTCCAATGGCACAGCGGCCTAGATCGAGGGATTCACCGCGGAAATGCCAGCAGCAGAACAAGCCAGGTCGCTGAACCAGCTAGCATGGACCCAAAACCCGCCCCGCTCCTGCCTCATTACCCGGCGATTGCAGCTTTTCAGCCGGTTACGCTGACGCTGGCAAACCCGCTTGGGCAACCCACGCCGGAACTGCGTCCATCCTCGCTGGTCGAAACCACTCGATATGAGTGAACATTTGCTATGAAAGCGTTCCTTCCTGAACAAACCCGTGTCAGCCAGGTCCATCTGCGCACCGCCAGCCTCGAGCGCTCGTTGGGGTTCTATGCGGATGTGCTCGGGCTAAGCGCGCATCATCCAAACGGTTCCCAGGCCGTTCTGTCGGCCGGCGCAGGGCCGGAACTCCTTGTGCTGAGCGAAGACGCGAGCGCTCCGCAACGGCCCCCGCGCTCCATTGGACTCTATCATCTCGCCATTCGCTATCCTGAGCGGCGTGACCTTGCCCATGCGTTTCAGCGGCTGATAAATAACGGGTATCCGGTGGAGGGCGCGTCCGATCATGGAGTGAGTGAGGCAATTTATCTGAGCGATCCCGAGGGCAATGGCGTCGAGTTGTATGCCGATCGGCCACCCACACAGTGGCCGCGGCGCAGAGGCCACCTGGCGATGGTCACCCAACCACTCGATGTGCGGGACCTGCTGAAGAGCGTTCAAGACACCCCAGCCCCGCCTGAGCCGCCGGCAGAGACGGACATTGGCCATATCCATCTGCACGTCGCCAACCTGCCGGCAGCGGACCGGTTCTACCATGAGTTCCTGGGGTTGGCGGTCACCCAACGCTCGATTCCCGATGCCCTGTTCTTGGCGGCCGGCGAGTACCATCATCATATTGGCGTCAACACCTGGGCCGGCCACGCCGCTCCTCCGTCAAACAGCACGGGCCTGATTTCCTACCGTCTCGATGTGCCGGTCAAAGAGATTCTTTATTGCCTGAGCCATCGCGCTCCGCTCCTGGGCTATGAAACCCGAACGCTGCCCGACGCCCATGGCCCGATTCTTCAAATCCGCGATCCCAACGGAAGTTGGCTCGAAATCCAGCACAAGCAACAAACAAGCAATCCGCAACATGCCGAAGCAGCGATTGATTGTGAACATCATTGATGACGAATGCTTCAAATGAGAATTCCAAAGACAGTTAAGGACCACAAAAGAATTGAGCTGATTCGCTCGTTCGGCGAGGGCAATCCCGTCACCGCCACAACGCCCATCCGGCCCGAATCGGGCGATGAGGCATTGCTGGAAGGCTATTCCAATACCGTTACAGGCGTAGTCGAGAAGGTCAGTCCGGCGGTGGTAAATATTCGCGTGTCTCACGCCAACCGCGAAGGGCGCCGCGGTTCACAATCGGGCGGGACAGGCTCGGGTTTTGTCATTGCGCCGGACGGTTTTATTCTTACCAACAGCCACGTGGTCCATGGCGCGGACAAGCTGGAAGTACCACTGGCGGATGGGCGGGTGGTCGGAGCCAGGTTGATCGGGGAGGACCCGGAGACCGATCTGGCCGTTATCCGTGTCAATGTCTCGCAGCTTGTCCATGCGCGGCTTGGCGATTCGAATGCTATTCGCGTCGGGCAAATAGCCGTTGCCATCGGGAGCCCCTTTGGCTTTCACCAGACGGTGACAGCGGGGATTGTCAGCGCCCTGGGCCGCTCGATGCGCTCTCAATCCGGCAGGCTAATCGATAATGTGATTCAAACCGACGCGGCGCTCAACCCGGGCAACTCGGGCGGGCCGTTGGTCAATTCGCGCGGTGAAGTCATCGGCGTCAATACGGCCATCATTCTGCCGGCGCAAGGCATTTGCTTTGCCATTGCCAGCAACACAGCCGAATTCGTTGCGGGGTGGTTGATTAAAGAAGGCCGCATCCGGCGCAGTTGGATTGGTGTAGCTGGCCAGAATATCGCCATTCACCCGCGAGTGGTGAGATTCCATCGCCTGGCGGTGGACCATGGGGTGCTGGTGGCCGGGATTGAGCCAGGGAGTCCGGCCATGCGCGCCGGCCTGCACGAGGGCGACATCATGGTTGCTTTCGAAGGGGAGAAAGTTTCAGGAATTGACGAACTGCATCGCCACCTGGTAGCTGGCGCTATTGGGCAGCCATCGGTTCTCACGGTGCTCCGGCACACGGAAAAAATCGATCTGATCGTGACGCCCGAAGAATTGGTTGGGAACAACGAGCGAAACTGAGGAACAACTACTGCCGGCTGGTGGCATGCTGCTGGAGCCACGCCAAGTCCCGGTTGCCTGGGCATTGCACAAATTTATGAAAGACCGTCAAGAGGGGCGGCGTCGTGCGCCCATCGTGCCATTTGTGAATCTCAGCATGTCCATCGGCAAACGTAATCCCGCTGGCGCCGTTATGATAACCCGCCGGGAGATTGACGAGTTGCTGGGCCACTTCATCGACAGCGAAGTAGCCGTCATCAATGCTGTCTGACCGCTCATCGATAAACACCATGGCGTCGCTCGGTCCAGGCAAAGTGATGCTGGTGCTCTTGGCAAACGTGCGGAAGCCGGCATTCCACGGCTCTGCGTTAGCCCCCATCCAGCAGTTCATCGACATGCTCCGCACCCGGGCGTAGGCTCGGCCCATAATGGTGGTAATGCTTTGGTCCGCAACGCACTTGTAAACCCCCGCCGCACGGACATACGGGCCAATCTGAGAGTAATGCGGATCCAGGAGGTAGGTGATATTCGTATTGTGAGTTTTGTCGTAACCGGTTTCGCCGTCCGGGCTGAGCCAGCCGCTGACCCAGTTCCCCGCATCCTGCACCGGCGTAGCCTCTTTCTTCCAATCATCCCCGGGGAGCACGTCCCGGTTGTCAGTAGCGTACATCAGCCAACCCAGGTCCAGTTGGCGCAAATTATTGATGCAGTGGGCGCCTTGGCCCTTGGCCTTGGCTTTTGACAAACTGGGCAGCAGCATCGCGGCGAGGATCGCAATGATAGCGATGACAACCAGCAGTTCGATGAGAGTAAAGCCCGGTCGTCGCTGGCCAGCGGCTAGGCCACGGGCCTGTCGCTTTGCTGAGGATAATGTTTGCACGGGACAGAGCAAACATGCCCGGAAAGACGGTAACTGTCAAGCAGCTAAACCAGCTCAGGAGCTAATGTGGAACGACAGGCGCCGTTTCCATTGTGCTGGGCTGGGGCGTCCAGGCATTCGCGGACGAATTGGGCCAGTTTGCCGATGGAGTAGGGCTTGGGCAGGAAGTTGCGCCGCTCCAGCAGCGACAGGTCCTGGCCGGCCATGCCGGGGCTGTAGCCACTGGTGTAAATCACCTTGAGATGGGGACATTTCTTCGAGAGACGTTCTGCAAGCTCGCCGCCCATAATGCCACCGGGCATCACCATGTCGGTCAGGAGAAGATCGACCGGACGTTTTGCTTGTTGCCATACTTCGAGGGCCTCGCGGCCAGAGGCGGCTTCCAGAACTGTATAACCCTGAAGCTCGAGCACCTCGACAACCATCTGGCGCAAGGCTGTTTCGTCCTCGGCCACCAGAACGGTCTCGCAGCCCCGATGCAGAACGGTCTCGATGGTGCGGTCGATTTTCTCTGGCGTTTGGAGGCTGGGTGGGAAAAAGACGCGGAACTTGGTGCCTTCCTTCGGTTTGCTTTCCACTTCGAGCCAGCCATGGTGCTGGCGGACGATGCCGAAGACGGTGGACAAGCCCAGGCCAGTGCCTTTGCCGACGGGTTTGGTGGTGAAGAAGGGCTCAAAGATGCGACTGAGGACCTGGGTGTCCATGCCCGCGCCCGTGTCGCTAAACGACAGGCAAATGTATTGGCCGGTGCGTTGTTCAGGGTCCATGGGGGAGGGCGCGCGTTCAACGGCAGCCAGGGACGTGGCGATCAAGACGCGGCCACCGGTGGGCATCGCGTCGCGCGCGTTGACGGCCAGGTTCATGACGATTTGTTCAAGCATGCTGGGGTCTGCATGAATGGCAGGAAGCCATTCGTGCGGATGAAATTCAATGCGGACGTGTTCGCCCACGAGCCTTTGGAGCATCTTGAGGGCGTTGCGCAGGAGCTCGTTGAGGTCCAGATGCCGGAATTGCATGACCTGCTTGCGGCTGAACATGAGCAACTGCCGGATCAGAGTGGCGGCACTGGCAGCGGCGACGGAGATTTCCTGGGAAGATTTTGCTTGTGGACTGCCGGGGGCCGATTTGTGCTGCAGCAAACCGGCGTGGCCCTGGATGATGGTGAGGATATTATTGAAATCGTGCGCGACGCCTGCGGCGAGCTGGCCGATTGCTTCCATCTTTTGGGCCTGACGCAGTTGCCGTTCCAGCAAAACGCGCTCGGAGACATCCTGGGCAAGGAGCAGCACGTGCGGCTGCCCGCCCAGCATGACGCCGGAAAGGCAGACGCGCATTTCGCGCAAAGCCCCGTCCGGTTTGCGGATGGTGGCCTCGCGGTCCCGCACCACCCCCTGCTGTGCTAAATCTTTGTACCACGCATCGGCCACTTCAGGTTTTTCCCATAGGAACAACTCGGACGGGCTGCGCCCAATCATCTCGTCGCGTTTGTAGCCGGCGACCTCGGCGAAGCGCTGGTTGACATCCACGAAGCGGAGGTCGCCGACGCTCTGAATGCCGCTCGGAACAGGGCTTTCGTGAAAGGCCTTCGAGAAGCGCTCTTCGGACATCGCGAGCGATTCATTCGCGCTGGCCAGTTCTTTTATCTGCAAACGGGCCTGTAAATTGAGCAGCCACTTCTTGGTTAATGCATGAGCGAGTTGGCGCACTTCGATGTTATCGAACGGCTTCTTGAGCACCAAAAGGCTGTCGGGTTGGCCGACCCTGGCCCGCATTTCTTCCCAGGAATAATCGGCATAGGCGGTGCAGACGACGATTTGCAGTTCCGGATCGGCTTCCCAAATGCGCGCAATGGTTTCCACACCGTCCCAGCCGGGCGGCATTCGGACATCCACGAAAGCCAGCGCGTAAGGGCGCTGGCTGGCGAGGGCCTGCTTAACCAGTTCCAAGGCCTCCTGGCCCTGATAAGCGGAGTCGAGTTCAAAACAGGTCTCCGGCGGAGGCAGTTTGTCCTGCTCGAAGAGGACCTCTTCCATGCGGTTGACAGCGGCGTCGCCGGAGTGGTCCGGGCAGAGAATCTCGCGGAAGTCGCCGTGGATGCTGGTGTTGTCATCAACGATGAGGATGCGATGATTAAGCTTGAGGTCTTTGCTGTTCATATGCTGGTGCGCGTTGGTGAGGTTTCCTTTTGCCGGGCGCAGGCGGCAGTAGGTAAGTCCAGAGTGAACTCGGCGCCTTTGCCTGGGCCCTCGCTATGAGCGATCAGCGTGCCGCCCATTTCTTTGGCTGCGTTGGCGCCGCTATGGAGTCCGAAGCCGTGGCCATCTTTCTTGGTTGTAAAGCCGTGGTTGAAAATCCGGGTCAAATTTTCCGGGGCAATCCCGACACCATTGTCGGCGATGCGGATGCTGACGCGATCGGGCGAAGTCATTTCCACGCGAACGGTGAGGCGCTTGGAGGCATCGTCCTGGGATGCCATGGCATACTTTGCGTTTCGGACCAGGTTGATGAGGATTTGCAGTACTTTGTGCCGGTCCACGCAGACGGGCGGGATGTTTCCGGCGAAGTGGCGAACGATCTCGATGCCATGCCGATCGAACGCGGCGGCGTTCATTCGCAAGGCATCCTCGACCAAGGCAACTACTGCCAGGTTTTCATATACACCCGAAACCTTGGCGTAACTCTGCTGCATAGCCACGATCTCTTTGATGTGCTCGACGTGCTCGTTGACCGAATCCATCTTCGCAATCAGGTTCTTCTGTTCCCCGGCCAATTGGTCCGCCACGCTGGCGAGGTATTCGGGAAGAATTTTGCCTTTGGGATCCGTGGTGAGGAATTGGGCGAGCTGGCCATTTTGCTCGCGCAAGAGGGCTGTGGCGCGTTGGAGATTAGAGAGTTTGGACTGGCGCAGGCGCTCGGCGACAGCGGTGGCGGAGACGCTGACACTGTTGAGCACGTTGCCGACATTGTGGAGCACGCCGGTGGCGACCTCGGCCATGCCGGCTAGCCGGGAAGTGCTCATCAACTGCCGATTGAGCTTGTCAAGCTGCTCGGCATCCAGCTTTTCGCGGGTGACGTCGAGGAAAATGCCGCGCATGGCCACCGGCTTGCCTTGCTCGACCAGTACCGTGCCGCTCTCGCGAATCCAAACCGTCCGGCCGCCGGCGGCGATCATGCGATATTCATAAGTGTAGGATTGAGTGCGTGCGGCCATTTCGGCGCCGGTGTGGATGGCTTTGGCAGCATCCTGTGGATGGAGTTTTTGCTCCCAAAAATCAGGCTGGTCCAGCCAGGCCTGAGGTGGATAGCCCAGGATGTCTTCACTCTGGCGGCTTACGAAAGTGAACTGGAAGGTATCGGGTTTGCGTTCCCAGACGATGCCGACAATCGAGTTGATCAGTGCCTCCATTCTCTGCTGGGAGAGGCTGAGGGCGGCATCCTGACTCTGGATGCGGCTGAGCATTTCGTTGAAAGATTCTGCCAGCCGGCCCAACTCGTCGCCTCGTGCCCCTACCTTAACGCGCAACGAGTAATCCTTCTTTTCGCCTACGACCCGGGCAATTTGGGCCAGGTGCAGAATCGGATTTGTAATCGTGCGCCCCAATTGGCTCGAAAGGAACACTGCCAGGCTGATGGACAAGAACATGACCCCAAGAACCACCTTCCCGTAGAAGCCGAGCAGGTCGAGAAAGGTTCGGCGATAGTCCGAGCGCAGGTAAAGCATTCCCAATTGTTCTCGGTTCAACTTGACCGGTTGGGTGACAAGCAGGTCTCCATCGACAAAGCGCCATGCTCCCGGAGAGGGAAACTGAGACAGCGTTTGGGCGTCTTCGGTCTTTCCAAAGTGAGCGAAAGGCGAGCCATCTGGCAGGATCAGGGTGGCTGCTAGAACTTTGGGATCGGCCTGGAGCGCTCCGACGACCTCGGCTGCGGCCTGTTCATCTTTGAAGGCCATGGCAGCCGTGCTGTTGTTGGCGATGATGACGGCCAAGGTGGCGGAATCGCGCCGGAAATTGGACCGGAAATTCAGGAGTTGAAACGCGAAAAAGGAGGTGATGGCGACGCACAGGACGCCGCCGCAGATCAGCATTGTCATCCCCAACATCTTCTGTTGGATGGGCAGGTCCCGGATTAGTTTCACTCGGTCCGAATGCCAGACTGCCCCAAAAACGGACAAACCCGTTCCGCTGCCTTTTGCAAATGTAAGACGGTTTGAGCGCAAGCCAGCTAGAACCGCAACTGACGTGCCAAATCGGCAGTGCGAGAAGCCTGTGGCAGCAGCGTCCGGCCTCTGGCTCCGAGCCTGGACGCCGCCTCTGCCCGTCGGCAAAGGGGTCAGGCTCCCGGGCGCAAGGCAAGGCTCATCAGTTTGGAACTGATTTTCAGCCCGGCGATTGTGGCAGCGTTTTTATTGATTTGAAACCGGATTTTGGTCCCCTCAAGGACGAAATTGATCATACCCCCCTTCTCGGTGAAACGGTCGGTCTCACTCACCGTTAGCACGCTGGCGCCCTTGAGGGTGTTAAATATCTCTGGCAGATGCTTTCTCTCAGAGGCGCTAATGAAAAGAATGTGGCAATTCGTAGCGTCGCTGGCCGAATAAAACTGCTTAATCAGCACTGGATGGTCATCGACTGTCTTGTTGCGGATCGTCTGCGCAAGGTCGTCATGGAATGGGTTTTTCCCTAAAATGCCTATAATCAGGGGCGATTTCACCGAGGCAAAGGCGCGCGGCGGCCATTCGACGAATTTGGCGAAATTGAACAGAAAGGCGGCTTTGACATGGTACTCCGTCGGCATGAACTCCTGGGCAGGCCCATAACTGCCGGCCAGCGCCAGCAAAAGCAGGACCCAGCATCGCCATGAGGCCGCCCGACAACGCATAAAAGCTAAAAACCGCAGATAAACACAGATGGACGCCTGACAATGCTTCTATCCAATAGTGAAGCACGCGGCTTCGCCCTGCGGGTTGCTGGATTGCATTTCCCCCCAAGTGGAGCCAAAAAACAAGGCAAAGTTTCCGCAAACCTCAAGCACCCAAGGTTTTGGTTTGGAACCTGCTAAAGAAGAACCCCTACCGGCATGATTGTTTCAGCGCGGAAAGCATTGCCTTGCCATTGCTGCACCGCATCCACGGGCGCGGCGGGTAAGTCCATGCCCGGATGCCATGCTCTTGGAATGCTTGCACTTTCATTGGTAATTGGCGGGTTTCCAGCCGCGGCGGCCGCCCAAACGAACCAGGTGGACCTCGCTGCGCTTCCACTCGAAACGCTGATGAACATGGACGTGCAGGTCGTGTACGGCGCCTCGCGGTTGGAGCAAAAAACAACCGAGGCGCCCTCTTCCGTAACGATTATTAATTCTGATGAGATCAAGAAATACGGTTACCGAACGCTGGCGGACGTCCTGGCCAGCGTGCAGGGCTTCTACGTCTCTTATGACCGGAACTATTCCTTCCTGGGGACTCGAGGGATCAACCTTGGAGATTTTAATGACCGCGTCTTGTTGCTGGTGGACGGTCACCGGGTGAATAACAATTTCAACGACGGCGCTTCCATTGACACGGCATTCATCCTCGATGTTGACCTGATTGACCGGGTGGAAGTCATTAGGGGTCCTGGCTCAGCCATTTACGGCGACAACGCTTTTTTTGCCGTTATCAACGTGATTACCCGGCAAGGCAAACAATTGAAGGGTTTCGAGGCCTCAGGCGAATATGGCTCGCTCGACACCTACAAGACCCGGTTGAGCTATGGAAAGGTCTTTGGAAACGGCCTCCAGATGCTGCTCTCGGGCACTTATTATCAGAGTGCGGGGGAGGACCGGCTTTTTTACAAGGAATTTGATACCCCGGCACAGAATAATGGCATAGCGCAGGATATGGATGGCGGGTCCTTCGGCAGCGCCTTCGGCTCGCTGAGCTATGGGGACTTCACGTTGGAGGGGGCGTTCAATCGTCGCCAAAAGGTCAACCCAACCGCCCAATTCGACCTGACCACATTCGACGACCCGCGATTGCGCACCATCGACCAGCGCGATTATTCTGAGTTGAAATTCGCCCACAGTTTCCCGGATATCGTGGACGTGACGGCGCAGGTTTATTACGATAGTTACACGCACCAAATTGGCTATCCCCAATCGCTCCTGGCCGGAAACAACGTGGTTTTCAGCAGCTTTTCCTCCG
This region of Verrucomicrobiia bacterium genomic DNA includes:
- a CDS encoding DedA family protein, whose amino-acid sequence is MNDVAQFLLSHGGPLLFALVFVEQAGLPIPAAPWLLAAGALGAAGKLNPAWAVGLVILASVMADSIWFYIGRRGGQRVLGLFCRVCLAPKGCVGRTHGLFARHGVQALVAAKFLPGLGAVMPPLAGALGMSTRRFLVFDSLGSLIYGTCYVAAGFLFHNQVEDILARLNKLGLGAMVLALGLIAAYVAFKYVQWHSGLDRGIHRGNASSRTSQVAEPASMDPKPAPLLPHYPAIAAFQPVTLTLANPLGQPTPELRPSSLVETTRYE
- a CDS encoding VOC family protein; translated protein: MKAFLPEQTRVSQVHLRTASLERSLGFYADVLGLSAHHPNGSQAVLSAGAGPELLVLSEDASAPQRPPRSIGLYHLAIRYPERRDLAHAFQRLINNGYPVEGASDHGVSEAIYLSDPEGNGVELYADRPPTQWPRRRGHLAMVTQPLDVRDLLKSVQDTPAPPEPPAETDIGHIHLHVANLPAADRFYHEFLGLAVTQRSIPDALFLAAGEYHHHIGVNTWAGHAAPPSNSTGLISYRLDVPVKEILYCLSHRAPLLGYETRTLPDAHGPILQIRDPNGSWLEIQHKQQTSNPQHAEAAIDCEHH
- a CDS encoding trypsin-like peptidase domain-containing protein, with protein sequence MRIPKTVKDHKRIELIRSFGEGNPVTATTPIRPESGDEALLEGYSNTVTGVVEKVSPAVVNIRVSHANREGRRGSQSGGTGSGFVIAPDGFILTNSHVVHGADKLEVPLADGRVVGARLIGEDPETDLAVIRVNVSQLVHARLGDSNAIRVGQIAVAIGSPFGFHQTVTAGIVSALGRSMRSQSGRLIDNVIQTDAALNPGNSGGPLVNSRGEVIGVNTAIILPAQGICFAIASNTAEFVAGWLIKEGRIRRSWIGVAGQNIAIHPRVVRFHRLAVDHGVLVAGIEPGSPAMRAGLHEGDIMVAFEGEKVSGIDELHRHLVAGAIGQPSVLTVLRHTEKIDLIVTPEELVGNNERN
- a CDS encoding prepilin-type N-terminal cleavage/methylation domain-containing protein, producing the protein MQTLSSAKRQARGLAAGQRRPGFTLIELLVVIAIIAILAAMLLPSLSKAKAKGQGAHCINNLRQLDLGWLMYATDNRDVLPGDDWKKEATPVQDAGNWVSGWLSPDGETGYDKTHNTNITYLLDPHYSQIGPYVRAAGVYKCVADQSITTIMGRAYARVRSMSMNCWMGANAEPWNAGFRTFAKSTSITLPGPSDAMVFIDERSDSIDDGYFAVDEVAQQLVNLPAGYHNGASGITFADGHAEIHKWHDGRTTPPLLTVFHKFVQCPGNRDLAWLQQHATSRQ
- a CDS encoding response regulator encodes the protein MNSKDLKLNHRILIVDDNTSIHGDFREILCPDHSGDAAVNRMEEVLFEQDKLPPPETCFELDSAYQGQEALELVKQALASQRPYALAFVDVRMPPGWDGVETIARIWEADPELQIVVCTAYADYSWEEMRARVGQPDSLLVLKKPFDNIEVRQLAHALTKKWLLNLQARLQIKELASANESLAMSEERFSKAFHESPVPSGIQSVGDLRFVDVNQRFAEVAGYKRDEMIGRSPSELFLWEKPEVADAWYKDLAQQGVVRDREATIRKPDGALREMRVCLSGVMLGGQPHVLLLAQDVSERVLLERQLRQAQKMEAIGQLAAGVAHDFNNILTIIQGHAGLLQHKSAPGSPQAKSSQEISVAAASAATLIRQLLMFSRKQVMQFRHLDLNELLRNALKMLQRLVGEHVRIEFHPHEWLPAIHADPSMLEQIVMNLAVNARDAMPTGGRVLIATSLAAVERAPSPMDPEQRTGQYICLSFSDTGAGMDTQVLSRIFEPFFTTKPVGKGTGLGLSTVFGIVRQHHGWLEVESKPKEGTKFRVFFPPSLQTPEKIDRTIETVLHRGCETVLVAEDETALRQMVVEVLELQGYTVLEAASGREALEVWQQAKRPVDLLLTDMVMPGGIMGGELAERLSKKCPHLKVIYTSGYSPGMAGQDLSLLERRNFLPKPYSIGKLAQFVRECLDAPAQHNGNGACRSTLAPELV
- a CDS encoding ATP-binding protein — its product is MKLIRDLPIQQKMLGMTMLICGGVLCVAITSFFAFQLLNFRSNFRRDSATLAVIIANNSTAAMAFKDEQAAAEVVGALQADPKVLAATLILPDGSPFAHFGKTEDAQTLSQFPSPGAWRFVDGDLLVTQPVKLNREQLGMLYLRSDYRRTFLDLLGFYGKVVLGVMFLSISLAVFLSSQLGRTITNPILHLAQIARVVGEKKDYSLRVKVGARGDELGRLAESFNEMLSRIQSQDAALSLSQQRMEALINSIVGIVWERKPDTFQFTFVSRQSEDILGYPPQAWLDQPDFWEQKLHPQDAAKAIHTGAEMAARTQSYTYEYRMIAAGGRTVWIRESGTVLVEQGKPVAMRGIFLDVTREKLDAEQLDKLNRQLMSTSRLAGMAEVATGVLHNVGNVLNSVSVSATAVAERLRQSKLSNLQRATALLREQNGQLAQFLTTDPKGKILPEYLASVADQLAGEQKNLIAKMDSVNEHVEHIKEIVAMQQSYAKVSGVYENLAVVALVEDALRMNAAAFDRHGIEIVRHFAGNIPPVCVDRHKVLQILINLVRNAKYAMASQDDASKRLTVRVEMTSPDRVSIRIADNGVGIAPENLTRIFNHGFTTKKDGHGFGLHSGANAAKEMGGTLIAHSEGPGKGAEFTLDLPTAACARQKETSPTRTSI
- a CDS encoding YfiR family protein, producing the protein MRCRAASWRCWVLLLLALAGSYGPAQEFMPTEYHVKAAFLFNFAKFVEWPPRAFASVKSPLIIGILGKNPFHDDLAQTIRNKTVDDHPVLIKQFYSASDATNCHILFISASERKHLPEIFNTLKGASVLTVSETDRFTEKGGMINFVLEGTKIRFQINKNAATIAGLKISSKLMSLALRPGA
- a CDS encoding TonB-dependent receptor, with the translated sequence MLALSLVIGGFPAAAAAQTNQVDLAALPLETLMNMDVQVVYGASRLEQKTTEAPSSVTIINSDEIKKYGYRTLADVLASVQGFYVSYDRNYSFLGTRGINLGDFNDRVLLLVDGHRVNNNFNDGASIDTAFILDVDLIDRVEVIRGPGSAIYGDNAFFAVINVITRQGKQLKGFEASGEYGSLDTYKTRLSYGKVFGNGLQMLLSGTYYQSAGEDRLFYKEFDTPAQNNGIAQDMDGGSFGSAFGSLSYGDFTLEGAFNRRQKVNPTAQFDLTTFDDPRLRTIDQRDYSELKFAHSFPDIVDVTAQVYYDSYTHQIGYPQSLLAGNNVVFSSFSSEKDLGEWWGTQLQLNKRLWDRHVITLGAEYRDDFLQDSRVVVENMPGAGSHSRTNRLSYGVYAQGDFTVLTNLHFTAGVRYDQYDSISPAIDPRLALIYHPVQTSTLKAIYGTAFRAPSFYELTTSDHPLNPEEITGYELVYEQEMGAHLRSSLSGFYNQMNDLLVFSSGSFTNFNAQTAGLELALEGTWANGIRSRASYSFQNTKSSSVGWAMPDSPDNLIKLNLSVPLWKDKIFGGLEFDYTSNRRSLHNTTDPSGQPLTVQGTEAGGFGVINLTLFTQKVVKNLEFSASIYNLLDRHYLDPASQFHVQDLIAQDGRSFRVKLTYRF